A genome region from Eremothecium cymbalariae DBVPG#7215 chromosome 4, complete sequence includes the following:
- the IFH1 gene encoding Ifh1p (similar to Ashbya gossypii AGR179W): MVAGKIPRKTSPVPPVAVKSRPNGLAKLPDRLMQVQLNPRPRRFSLIYSSSESSLSNVSDVESQRKQRKYKNITRNNAKGKRNLDNSSGKNGRLIQNSAIASEDDGIDSTDSSNFAVIQASGDEEEEEDDDDDDDQDDSSSMSSSDDDVDFVRLTAERKKKALQVLNNMKMKRASAKSLKTVSTKNVVEPNMSAVFKREKSPLDDNFTYNTSGDETNALAFSFKEGDGIQFGADDMHNSSDDTTSEDLGEEIKDDKSFPEGKQPMLSKFNPVDEVTVPLISESEESEYDFDQDAYFRTLEDDNENATGIDTALETADDDMTILDAEEENMMQELANDDNLSFDGSIHEEGEDPVDKEPEDQNHPVDNHVFIREDEDEGEYEDELMSDFDMPFYEDPKFANLYYCDSADQSLPLSTSLPLIINDEKRKKRELKHSRHLQHRERLKRSKSLKREHSATPDIGSEEYVFGLFFNSDGENKPISNTGIDSALRRLSTTAIDYDENSSDDEEYENILLDIAHMPTDDDSIDVQDEEIDWVDASDMDGNKDDDDDDVGMSKIFIDIDDLDPDAFYFHYGSSSERENSDDDERNKDSKKNTFNLTDDYIEAVVYVDNESTDEDETLPPPNSRTRKIGSKAKEVVSANTVGLKPPKLGTWKTDTKPFSIIDGLSTKSLIPLIQEHQQLLDAQNQQVALGIEGGNLASASEFDSGAEKEELTLNELLNMSELDDEEGQVPISGWYENNPKVPLSAFRNKGVNVYQDEEYMLPTFSARKFPIGYIGSERTRRKIDKMKELQKKNDERKRKLRKRKKLLKLKRKRALMEKEKALKVVDLDSSNMNSDAAVQTGETISGGELKHETQVATVLPNEVKNGPTKPMNLEGINNLLNSDPGELVADHDSELNVVGADDVDILASLTAPISCNDTNATVSSGVALRRRQSMAETAAAENLRFTKNGLFSENALADLEEIMGTTNGGGNIIELN; this comes from the coding sequence ATGGTGGCAGGTAAAATTCCTAGGAAAACCAGTCCTGTTCCTCCGGTTGCTGTTAAGAGTCGTCCGAATGGTTTAGCGAAGTTGCCGGATAGATTGATGCAAGTACAATTAAATCCGAGACCACGAAGGTTTAGTTTAATATATTCGAGTAGTGAATCATCTTTATCGAACGTTTCTGATGTAGAATCCCAGAGGAAGCAAAGAAAGTACAAGAATATAACGCGGAATAATGCGAAAGGTAAAAGAAACCTAGATAATAGTTCGGGCAAGAATGGGAGACTTATACAGAATTCTGCAATAGCTTCCGAAGATGATGGTATTGATAGCACAGattcttccaattttgCAGTCATTCAGGCCAgtggagatgaagaagaagaagaagacgacgatgacgacgacgatCAAGATGATTCAAGCTCTATGAGCAGCTCAGATGACGACGTGGACTTTGTAAGACTAACTGCTGAGAGGAAAAAGAAGGCACTACAGGTACTTAATaatatgaagatgaagagagCATCCGCTAAATCGTTAAAGACAGTCTCCACAAAGAACGTGGTAGAACCAAATATGAGTGCGGTTTTTAAAAGGGAAAAGTCTCCATTGGACGATAATTTTACTTATAATACATCTGGCGATGAAACCAATGCGTTAGCGTTTAGTTTTAAGGAGGGAGACGGCATCCAGTTTGGGGCTGATGATATGCATAATTCAAGTGACGATACTACCAGTGAAGACCTCGGCGAAGAAATAAAGGATGATAAAAGCTTTCCTGAGGGAAAGCAGCCCATGTTATCTAAATTTAATCCTGTGGATGAGGTGACGGTACCTTTGATTTCTGAAAGCGAAGAGTCTGAATATGATTTTGACCAGGATGCTTATTTTAGAACATTGGAAGACGATAACGAAAATGCAACTGGGATAGACACAGCTCTTGAAAcagctgatgatgatatgaCTATACTagatgctgaagaagaaaatatgATGCAAGAACTGGCGAATGATGATAATCTATCGTTTGATGGGAGTATACACGAGGAAGGTGAAGATCCCGTTGATAAAGAACCTGAAGATCAAAACCACCCCGTAGACAACCATGTTTTTATACgtgaagatgaggatgaaggagaatatgaagatgaacTCATGAGCGATTTTGATATGCCATTCTATGAAGATCCCAAGTTTGCAAATCTTTACTATTGCGATAGTGCTGATCAGTCTTTGCCATTGAGCACATCACTACCTTTAATTATAAATGACGAAAAACGGAAAAAGCGGGAGTTGAAACATTCAAGACATTTACAGCACCGAGAAAGGCTGAAACGATCGAAATCGTTGAAAAGGGAACATTCAGCTACTCCAGATATTGGATCCGAAGAGTATGTGTTtggtttattttttaattccGATGGCGAAAATAAGCCGATCAGCAACACAGGTATTGATTCTGCTTTACGCCGTCTAAGTACAACAGCTATTGATTACGATGAAAATTcatctgatgatgaagagtaTGAAAATATCCTTCTTGATATAGCACATATGCCAacagatgatgatagtaTTGATGTTCAGGATGAAGAGATCGACTGGGTAGATGCTAGTGATATGGATGGAAATAAGgatgacgacgatgacGACGTTGGTATGTCTAAAATATTCATTGACATTGACGATCTAGATCCGGACGCATTTTATTTCCACTACGGTTCGTCTTCTGAACGAGAGAATagcgatgatgatgaaaggAATAAAGACTCCAAAAAAAACACCTTTAACTTGACGGATGATTATATTGAAGCAGTTGTTTACGTTGACAATGAGTCaacagatgaagatgagaCGTTGCCTCCACCTAATTCAAGAACAAGGAAAATTGGCTCAAAAGCAAAGGAAGTTGTTAGTGCCAATACGGTTGGTTTAAAGCCGCCTAAATTGGGAACTTGGAAAACAGATACCAAACCTTTCAGTATTATTGACGGACTATCAACAAAGTCTTTAATTCCACTCATTCAAGAACATCAACAGTTGCTAGATGCACAAAATCAGCAAGTTGCCCTTGGAATCGAAGGTGGAAATTTAGCGTCAGCAAGCGAATTTGATTCTGGAgctgaaaaagaagaattaacACTGAATGAGCTGCTGAATATGAGCGAGTTAGATGACGAAGAAGGACAGGTTCCAATTTCTGGTTGGTATGAAAATAACCCAAAGGTCCCACTATCGGCATTTCGGAATAAAGGTGTCAATGTTTATCAAGATGAAGAGTATATGCTACCAACTTTCTCAGCTAGAAAGTTCCCAATTGGCTACATTGGTAGTGAAAGGACTAGAAGGAAGATTGACAAGATGAAAGAATTACAGAAGAAGAATGACGAAAGAAAACGCAAACTGCgcaaaagaaagaaattgctAAAGTTGAAACGGAAGAGAGCGCTAAtggagaaagagaaagcATTGAAAGTCGTTGATTTGGATTCTTCGAATATGAATTCTGATGCAGCTGTCCAGACCGGCGAAACAATATCTGGAGGAGAACTAAAACATGAAACTCAGGTAGCCACAGTCTTACCAAACGAAGTCAAGAATGGGCCCACAAAACCCATGAACTTAGAAGGAATTAATAACTTGTTGAACAGTGATCCTGGTGAATTAGTTGCTGATCATGATAGTGAATTAAACGTAGTAGGTGCTGACGACGTTGATATTTTAGCATCTCTCACAGCTCCGATCTCATGTAATGACACCAATGCCACAGTGAGCTCTGGTGTAGCTTTACGAAGAAGACAATCAATGGCAGAAACCGCAGCAGCTGAAAACTTGAGATTTACTAAAAATGGATTATTTAGTGAAAATGCGTTGGCCGACCTGGAAGAAATCATGGGTACTACTAATGGTGGGGGGAATATTATAGAATTAAACTAA
- the GTB1 gene encoding Gtb1p (similar to Ashbya gossypii AGR178W), translating into MVCFSVLLHLFWSPCVAASSIIRGVAPDEQHLYQPIEGSGGKWHCLNDSSIVLDFDQINDDYCDCPDGSDERGTSACGAQSRFYCQNEGFAPRYVMGYKVNDGLCDCCDCSDEYLHSKFAQSASCNALAADFDGLLKEELGMFEAGQRLFREMITNHQINGVKDRASMERTADQLSKELVALEKKIEEHNLLLQDVIEAYNNKLLDENPIMQEYNQLNMDYVLDTIKESFIKIQGISNAYKELNDIMSALVQDYNPRLNDRVVNSNVKKYLDYFEQVEDRNFNPQLDEVQRDQLVNYFGVEFPEIFAERSSDLVAKDIIGKYYVARAMVITKFETQDSILESIKHISDILQDIVANYNVNYQDLAVKAAGAKYKEFLEQYQDSLKPLVMPEEMDQELIHIGKFVVKHAENVGNDRNEVGNGFWDALANIREMVFHSPDSSILKEQIEALGTTLDNFKDKEAAVRENLTHIQQTLAYHSEGTSSALKEQLSAILNQLEDFCITDRIDEYLYRICLNPQGGTILQAQESNNKVVLIGTFEDFDLDKDHAVEIYLNRLRTFYSENDLIEHLKNDAQDGNGEQLLIGNLPDMNNGLLVDFTNGEKCWNGPKRSAQVFIRCGNEYKITSVHEPTKCNYFFEVTAPLGCNLGFVYKPPSWKSMKPGLN; encoded by the coding sequence ATGGTTTGTTTTAGCGTATTGTTGCATCTGTTTTGGAGCCCGTGTGTAGCAGCGTCTTCAATAATTCGAGGTGTTGCTCCGGATGAACAACACCTATACCAGCCTATCGAAGGCAGTGGGGGTAAATGGCATTGTTTGAACGACAGTTCGATTGTATTGGATTTCGATCAGATTAATGATGACTATTGCGACTGTCCAGATGGTTCTGATGAGCGTGGTACCAGTGCTTGCGGGGCCCAGTCTAGGTTCTACTGTCAAAACGAAGGGTTTGCTCCCAGATATGTGATGGGTTACAAGGTTAATGATGGGCTCTGTGATTGTTGTGACTGTTCCGATGAGTATCTGCATTCAAAGTTTGCGCAGAGTGCCAGCTGCAACGCTTTGGCAGCAGATTTCGATGGTCTTTTGAAGGAAGAGTTGGGCATGTTCGAGGCAGGACAACGTCTCTTTCGGGAAATGATTACGAACCACCAGATTAATGGAGTGAAAGACCGTGCATCGATGGAAAGGACTGCTGATCAGCTTTCCAAAGAGTTAGTTGcgttggaaaagaaaatcGAGGAACACAATCTGCTGCTTCAGGACGTTATAGAGGCgtacaacaacaaattgtTGGATGAGAACCCCATTATGCAGGAATACAACCAATTAAATATGGATTATGTGCTTGATACCATTAAAGAGTCCTTTATAAAAATCCAAGGCATATCAAATGCTTACAAGGAGCTGAACGATATCATGTCTGCATTGGTTCAGGACTACAATCCACGACTAAATGACAGAGTTGTGAATAGCAATGTGAAGAAGTACCTAGACTATTTCGAACAGGTTGAAGATAGAAATTTTAACCCGCAACTGGATGAAGTTCAACGTGATCAACTAGTAAACTATTTTGGTGTTGAATTCCCCGAAATATTTGCGGAAAGAAGCAGTGATCTAGTTGCAAAAGATATCATAGGAAAATATTATGTGGCAAGAGCAATGGTTATTACCAAATTCGAAACACAGGATAGTATTCTAGAGAGTATTAAGCACATCTCAGATATATTGCAGGATATCGTGGCTAATTACAACGTTAATTATCAAGATTTGGCTGTGAAAGCAGCTGGGGCGAAGTACAAAGAGTTCCTGGAACAATATCAAGATTCTTTAAAACCTCTTGTTATGCCCGAAGAAATGGATCAAGAATTGATTCACATAGGAAAATTTGTCGTTAAGCATGCAGAAAATGTGGGCAACGACCGAAACGAAGTAGGCAACGGTTTTTGGGATGCTTTGGCCAACATCAGGGAGATGGTATTCCACAGCCCTGATTCTAGCATATTGAAGGAGCAGATCGAAGCTCTAGGAACTACTTTGGATAATTTTAAAGACAAGGAAGCCGCGGTTAGAGAAAATTTGACCCACATTCAGCAGACATTGGCTTACCATTCTGAAGGCACCAGTAGCGCTTTGAAAGAGCAGCTTTCTGCGATATTAAACCAACTAGAGGATTTCTGCATTACTGATAGAATTGATGAATACCTATATAGAATATGTTTGAATCCGCAAGGCGGAACAATCCTGCAAGCTCAAGAAAGCAACAACAAGGTTGTGTTGATCGGTACATTTGAGGATTTTGATTTGGACAAAGATCACGCCGTAGAAATATACCTCAACCGCTTGAGAACTTTTTACTCTGAAAATGATCTTATCGAgcatttaaaaaatgatgCCCAAGACGGCAACGGTGAACAACTGTTGATCGGTAATCTTCCAGATATGAACAACGGTCTATTGGTTGATTTTACCAATGGTGAAAAGTGCTGGAATGGCCCCAAAAGATCAGCACAGGTGTTCATCAGATGCGGAAATGAGTATAAAATCACCAGCGTACATGAACCCACGAAATGCAACTATTTCTTCGAGGTGACTGCTCCGTTGGGTTGCAACCTGGGTTTTGTTTACAAGCCCCCCTCTTGGAAGTCCATGAAGCCAGGTTTAAATTAA
- the MFB1 gene encoding Mfb1p (similar to Ashbya gossypii AGR177C) — MTDEHWLKVNGCIGMSDMSDYVTLEQLPLNIIFGILTYLSLQDLQNVAQTCKLLRVLCNESIAYGKYSKDSSVRTSRTRRLMQDFLSICDDRRKIIRTLTNYNLTITEALGYIQTRMDLGSFDLAYSGSDGDEQTYWKAKPHNTDAFKSTTSPPDGADIVEDLRCPHSGLDESTQRQGFECDSELSVEPGDQDDEVPYLERSPMRVYTPQLPHSVVPTTFRKRAASDYDGLTYLKILKGAYTMVITSPINTRSLQSKDNTDIDRTPTRSRIQHHQIDTVSGKNYVTPNSGSSNHHRLSPEALSFHVSPHSSHGDSGSSIFSDTPRLSDAMNARSWTMGYELDHVFDGHSGDSDSTNPTEYIKQLQNSVKVKDKAVLFEKLLTESAQRAKIKRVNGTLFLESKRDISRCYLEELERCNSNAPLVSPDDAISNANDEVWDKIAHTAVQEGWNKMKRVERKYSNSVNSRSTPQRRTQLKAFVTNDNRICYERL; from the coding sequence ATGACTGATGAACACTGGCTGAAAGTAAACGGATGTATCGGTATGAGCGATATGAGTGATTATGTTACTTTAGAACAGTTGCctttaaatataatatttggTATTCTCACATACTTAAGTCTTCAGGACTTACAGAATGTTGCCCAGACCTGCAAGCTTTTGAGGGTTCTTTGTAATGAGAGCATTGCATATGGAAAGTATTCTAAGGATTCTAGCGTGAGGACATCACGAACTCGACGGTTGATGCAAGACTTTCTGTCTATATGTGATGATAGGCGAAAGATAATTAGGACTCTGACAAATTATAATCTCACGATTACAGAGGCTTTGGGATACATACAAACTCGGATGGATCTTGGCTCTTTCGACTTAGCCTACTCAGGATCCGACGGTGATGAGCAAACATATTGGAAGGCTAAACCGCACAACACAGATGCTTTTAAAAGCACGACTAGTCCTCCTGACGGTGCAGATATCGTGGAAGATTTGAGGTGTCCACATTCGGGTTTAGACGAATCAACACAACGGCAGGGTTTCGAATGTGATAGTGAACTCTCTGTTGAACCAGGCGATCAGGATGATGAGGTTCCTTATCTCGAACGATCTCCGATGCGTGTCTATACCCCGCAGCTTCCACATTCTGTCGTCCCAACAACATTTAGGAAAAGGGCAGCCAGTGACTATGACGGCTTGACctatttgaaaatactTAAAGGTGCTTATACGATGGTTATTACCTCTCCAATAAATACAAGAAGTTTACAAAGCAAGGATAATACTGATATAGATAGAACTCCAACAAGATCACGTATTCAACACCATCAGATAGATACAGTCTCTGGAAAAAATTATGTTACACCTAATTCTGGGTCTTCTAACCATCACAGGCTGTCGCCAGAAGCACTTTCATTCCATGTTTCACCCCATTCATCTCATGGTGATTCAGGAAGCTCGATTTTTTCTGACACACCAAGGCTGTCAGATGCTATGAATGCCCGTAGCTGGACAATGGGCTACGAGTTGGATCATGTTTTTGATGGACACTCTGGAGACTCAGATTCCACTAACCCTACCGAGTATATTAAGCAATTGCAGAATTCGGTGAAGGTAAAGGACAAAGCAGTactatttgaaaaattattaactGAAAGTGCACAAAGAgcaaaaattaaaagagTAAATGGCAcattatttttggaatccAAAAGGGATATCTCACGGTGctatttggaagaattggaaagGTGTAACTCAAATGCACCGTTGGTATCGCCAGACGACGCCATCTCGAATGCAAACGATGAGGTATGGGATAAAATAGCCCACACCGCAGTACAAGAGGGCTGGAATAAAATGAAGCGAGTCGAAAGAAAGTATTCAAATTCTGTCAACTCTCGTAGCACTCCTCAGAGAAGAACACAGCTCAAGGCTTTTGTAACTAATGATAATAGAATTTGTTATGAAAGACTGTAG
- the BUR2 gene encoding Bur2p (similar to Ashbya gossypii AGR176C) — MSESSANQPVAEQKLPGQDTVSEVDSAKASIAVVVAESGFNTRKLWPDMVKIPSNRWVYSCKEIVDRLGSDPKASQTTKKKMEKCLMYFYMIKKNLRLFDHTYTAACILFFRYWYVYDLPQSLPDCIHLAQAILATACKVMENNRPVDMYVKATCEFMMKDVVQPQRGRQNMDKLKWDVRDKLVNYEKQLLCQFGFDLDIQNPKELIEEIFSGFYRFNRDYKMDSEFKKTFPKILAEARTFIIQAGTQPVSLLCDGYTFTALAILFAGLQHKRSTDPDFKFPKGFFQERFPICIKSSMIVDLFTDYRILEDNFFDLKSNKGDKLEVTAEEIDSLIDEIVLDDDQEVLDPYNYELIRNGECMSEFLEHTETKLNELQEKTINESLKKRPGGDDNSLKEDSKRVKM, encoded by the coding sequence ATGTCTGAAAGTTCTGCCAATCAGCCAGTTGCGGAACAGAAGCTTCCCGGACAAGACACTGTTTCTGAGGTTGATTCTGCAAAGGCTTCTATCGCCGTTGTTGTAGCAGAATCGGGATTTAATACAAGAAAACTATGGCCAGACATGGTGAAAATACCTTCTAACCGATGGGTTTATTCCTGCAAAGAGATAGTGGATAGATTAGGAAGTGATCCGAAGGCTTCGCAGACtaccaagaagaagatggagaaATGTTTGATGTATTTTTACATgatcaagaagaatttgCGATTATTTGACCATACATATACGGCAGCCTGTATTCTATTCTTCAGATATTGGTACGTTTATGACCTACCTCAATCGTTACCGGATTGTATTCATTTGGCGCAAGCTATTCTGGCTACTGCTTGTAAAGTGATGGAAAATAATCGGCCAGTTGATATGTATGTAAAGGCTACATGTGAATTCATGATGAAAGATGTAGTCCAGCCACAGCGGGGTAGACAAAATATGGATAAATTGAAGTGGGATGTTAGGGACAAGCTGGTAAACTATGAAAAACAGCTACTTTGTCAGTTTGGTTTCGACCTAGACATCCAGAACCCGAAGGAGCTCATTGAAGAGATATTCAGCGGTTTCTACAGGTTTAACAGAGATTATAAAATGGATTCTGAGTTCAAGAAAACATTCCCGAAGATTCTTGCGGAAGCTCGGACTTTTATTATACAGGCTGGAACCCAGCCTGTTTCATTACTATGTGATGGTTACACATTTACTGCCTTGGCTATCCTTTTTGCCGGTCTGCAGCACAAACGAAGCACAGATCCTGACTTTAAATTTCCCAAGGGTTTCTTTCAGGAACGATTTCCAATATGTATCAAGAGCTCGATGATTGTTGATTTATTCACAGATTACAGGATATTAGAGgataatttctttgattTGAAGAGCAACAAAGGTGACAAATTGGAGGTTACGGCCGAAGAAATAGACAGTTTAATAGACGAAATTGTACTGGATGATGATCAAGAAGTGTTAGATCCGTATAATTATGAACTTATTAGAAACGGTGAGTGCATGAGCGAATTTTTAGAACACACTGAAACTAAGCTCAACGAACTACAAGAGAAAACCATTAATGAAAGTCTAAAAAAGAGGCCAGGAGGTGACGATAATTCGTTAAAGGAGGATTCGAAAAGGGTTAAAATGTGA
- the SPR28 gene encoding septin SPR28 (similar to Ashbya gossypii AGR175C) encodes MTSQELRHNFQVLNAEEIRRRKNAKRGIQFCIMVIGETGSGKTTFLNNLCNRQIFVEDEPIDPSKAHMNPGLEIFTHQVQLHEENSTPISLDIILAPGLGDNIDNSRIPSQVVKYLETQFDAVLNEEIRIKRNTRITDTRPHACLYFIRATSRGLREFDTQLMKELCTKVNIIPIISKADLFTEQELILNKKLIMRDIKANNIKIYDFANDKLEDTLVPIDDAANSPDVSYDSQDRGSDSYGRAGFEEGHYTSEVNTTTRIQDMLPFAIVSSNKKKQYPNGEVYHVREYPWGDVRIEDRLHSDFIYLKSILLGSHLQDFKDTTHDVLYEHYRTEKLMSRNDQTVSSDTAAAESTVMTFTLGGEDNCGNNSGMSGMNGMSLGHNGGYNMNPKKNHDEDDHENINFSNPLSNMNHDDHNNHSNHSNHNNHNSRPQSSAFTNDYADGLEEFHMQNQIQKARSKGYSTDQDYMPQEKGLAI; translated from the coding sequence ATGACTTCACAAGAACTTAGACACAATTTCCAGGTTTTAAACGCTGAAGAAATTCGTAGGCGTAAGAATGCCAAGAGGGGCATTCAATTCTGTATCATGGTTATTGGTGAGACGGGTAGTGGTAAGACAACCTTTTTAAACAATTTGTGCAACAGGcaaatttttgttgaggATGAGCCTATAGATCCAAGTAAAGCGCACATGAATCCAGGCTTGGAAATCTTTACCCATCAAGTACAGCTTCATGAAGAAAACTCCACTCCAATAAGTTTGGATATCATTTTGGCACCAGGGTTAGgtgataatattgataattCTAGAATCCCATCTCAAGTTGTGAAGTATTTGGAAACCCAATTTGATGCTGTCTTAAACGAGGAAATTAgaattaaaagaaacacTCGGATTACTGACACTAGGCCACATGCATGTTTATACTTTATCAGAGCTACTTCTAGAGGTCTAAGAGAATTTGACACACAGCTAATGAAGGAACTATGTACTAAGGTTAACATTATACCTATTATTAGCAAAGCTGACTTATTCACTGAACAAgaattgattttgaataaaaagCTAATTATGAGGGACATTAAAGCAAATAACATCAAGATCTATGACTTTGCAAACGATAAGTTGGAAGATACTTTAGTTCCCATCGATGATGCGGCCAACAGTCCTGACGttagttatgatagtcaggaTAGGGGTTCTGATTCCTATGGGAGAGCTGGATTCGAAGAAGGGCATTATACAAGCGAAGTGAATACAACCACAAGAATTCAAGATATGCTTCCATTTGCCATTGTTAGCAGCAACAAGAAAAAGCAATATCCAAATGGTGAAGTATATCATGTTAGAGAGTACCCATGGGGAGATGTAAGAATTGAAGATCGTTTGCACTCTGACTTTATCTATTTAAAAAGTATTTTGTTGGGCTCTCACTTACAGGACTTTAAAGACACTACTCATGACGTTTTATATGAACATTACAGAACCGAAAAGTTGATGTCTAGGAATGATCAGACCGTTTCGTCCGATACAGCCGCTGCGGAATCCACCGTAATGACTTTCACGTTGGGTGGAGAAGATAATTGCGGTAATAACAGTGGTATGAGTGGTATGAATGGTATGAGTCTTGGTCACAACGGGGGTTACAACATGAATCCTAAGAAGAATcatgatgaagatgaccatgaaaatattaatttcAGCAATCCTCTCAGTAACATGAATCATGATGACCACAACAACCATAGCAACCACAGCAACCACAACAATCACAATAGTAGACCTCAATCAAGCGCCTTCACAAATGACTATGCAGATGGTCTAGAAGAATTCCATATGCAAAACCAAATTCAGAAAGCTAGGTCGAAAGGCTACAGTACCGACCAGGACTATATGCCTCAAGAAAAGGGACTTGCTATTTGA
- the ADY4 gene encoding Ady4p (similar to Ashbya gossypii AGR174W), producing the protein MCLPRVQKIDRTELSRRINETLVYIPDIDFEPKYLVKRLCSSEYEVNYIVMIKSILIYLDFCDGNYNLAFHGFRWILQFIHELRKYSQLINSHIIGSLHYERSLSLYALKSLLLDPQAHKKQKTNMVRVRNSRLDLIEGLLTNILECTFSYDMIYRSFNEQHMISQLFFNFGETYETMAILTGTVTPFQYAPNLPDCAIRPQRQHLNSMVRKYILAATLSLQGDEITMIVALQKILTGMLLYGGVNISHLYFFYEALRHITVHATKTGETNLKGIKYANSAITRHSITLIKQIIMLWEKSNNKNSSCPMVLVKSTNEIVLVDKATKNEPQKQETHCYSLFISSLKLKAVHKTSNSEFEIDDSVHQESLQLIKFWEQCYKEHKGRLPENLAHLLNAL; encoded by the coding sequence ATGTGTCTACCAAGGGTTCAAAAGATTGATAGAACTGAGCTATCTAGAAGGATTAATGAAACCTTGGTGTATATTCCCGATATAGACTTTGAACCGAAGTACTTGGTAAAAAGGCTATGTTCATCTGAATATGAGGTGAATTACATTGTGATGATTAAGAGTATATTGATCTACCTTGATTTCTGTGATGGCAATTATAACCTTGCGTTTCATGGATTTCGATGGATATTACAATTTATTCATGAACTGAGAAAGTACTCCCAGCTCATCAACTCTCACATTATAGGTTCGTTACACTATGAGCGATCACTTTCGCTTTATGCATTGAAATCACTACTACTTGATCCTCAAGCGCacaagaaacagaaaactAATATGGTTAGGGTGAGAAATAGCAGGTTGGACCTTATAGAAGGACTTCTTACAAACATATTAGAGTGCACTTTTTCTTACGATATGATATATAGATCATTCAACGAACAACATATGATCAGTCAactattttttaattttggaGAAACCTATGAAACCATGGCAATTTTGACTGGCACCGTTACTCCGTTCCAATATGCTCCAAATCTACCTGATTGTGCGATTAGGCCACAGAGACAACATTTAAATTCAATGGTAAGAAAGTATATTTTAGCAGCAACTTTGTCCCTTCAAGGTGATGAAATTACCATGATCGTAGCGTTGCAAAAGATTTTGACAGGAATGCTATTATATGGCGGAGTTAACATATCTCATCTTTACTTCTTTTATGAGGCTTTGCGTCATATCACCGTTCATGCAACGAAAACTGGCGAAACTAATTTAAAAGGAATAAAATATGCTAATTCAGCCATAACCAGACATAGCATTACTCtaattaaacaaattattaTGCTTTGGGAAAAgtcaaataataaaaattccTCTTGTCCCATGGTACTAGTAAAATCGACTAATGAAATAGTTTTAGTGGACAAAGCCACCAAGAATGAACCTCAGAAACAGGAAACTCATTGCTACAGTTTATTTATTTCCTCTCTTAAGCTGAAAGCTGTGCATAAAACAAGTAAttctgaatttgaaattgatgacTCTGTACACCAAGAGAGCCTACAATTAATAAAGTTCTGGGAGCAGTGCTACAAAGAGCATAAAGGCCGCCTACCGGAAAATCTAGCTCACTTACTAAATGCACTATGA